The genomic DNA tgttttcatttttttaaattcagttttattgagaaatattcacataccatacagtcatccatggtgtacaactattcacagtaccatcttatagttgtgcatttatcaccccaatctatttttgaacattttccttacaccagaaagaatcagaatcagaataaacatacaataaaataaaataaaataaaaaacacgtatcaccccccccccatcccaccctatttttcatttaggttttgtccccatttttctactcatccatccatacactggataaagggagtacaatccacagggttttcacaatcacactgtcacccaattgtaagctacactgttatacaattgtctttaagagtcaagactactgggttggagtttggtagtttcaggtatttacttctagctattccgatatattaaaacccaaaaagtgctatctatgtagtgtgtaagaatgtccaccagagtgacctcttgactccatttgaaatctctcagccactgaagctctgtttcatttcatttcacatcccccttttggtcaagaaggtgttctcaatcccacaaagccgggtccagattcatccctgggagtcatattctgagttgccagggagagttacacccctgggagtcaggtcccatgtaggggggagggcagcaaagtcacccgccaaggtggcttagttagagagcgagggccacatctgagcaacaaagaggcactcggggagactctcaggcacaattataagcagcgTTAGCAtccccttgcagcaacaagcttcataggggccagccccaagacagagggctcagcacatcaagccgtcagtcccctatgtttgtgagaacatcagcaacaagccaggtgaggaagtccaacacctctgcatcctcacccagctcttcagggggggcccgaatatatatttttattctccacccaaattactttaggatgtgttgctatttcattctaatctatacataCCCACcgtatttcacttcctattcaaagttccatgtaatggtAATGTtcgaacaaactgactgtaaaagttatattgtttagaaaatatagatcctacaccaaataaacacctcttcccttggtctcacatggaagttgaagtttgaacacagtcagtttcaacctttaccctttggcccgatttccTCTAGTCTTGACCAGATTTGCTTtatccatatctctaattgaagtctgggctctgtttcagcttttttttttttaacagttgctgtatgtgtaaatactgatattcctatctgccgagctctagctctgagtttcaggtataacACAGATACCCgctgttccagagaccaatcaggtcataattaagggatcaacatctcagagtttggagatagccattacagttcaggaatagatttgactgctgtaagagcttacaatctagggaccattacaataatcatttccctatttggttgtgctctaagatttaattctgagtttacacattgtagttagtccatattggtgaggcattatagtgtttgccttggtttctggtgtacttcacccaacatgctgtctacaggatccattcatctcattgggtgtctcatagcttcacccCTTCTCTTAGTTGctccatattccattgtatgcacacaccacagttcaccattctgttactcagtcagtgtacctttaggccacctccacccattgcaaatcatgaacactgcctccacaaacaccagtgtgcaagtgtccaccCACGTCTCTGCTCCCAGATCCTCCAAATACACACCCCACAATGAGGTCGCATTTTGTCACGTTTGccatatctttctatctatctatcatctacctatctatctatctatatctatctatctatctatctatcatctatctatcatctatcatctatctatctatatcatctatctatcatctacctatctatTGTCTGTCTATTGGCTAAACCTTTGAGAGTGGGTTGAATACATAATGCTCCTTGAACAGACGATACTTACATGTGcttttaagaacaaggatattccgTTATAGAAACCccttaagtacagttataaaGTTCAAGAGTTTGATACAAAGTTCATggtttatttttgcatatatgtcaGTAATGTCCTTATGTGCCTTTTCTCCCCATTATTAGaaccagtccaggatcatgtattgcatttaattgccattgtctctttagttgcttttttttagtTGTATATGTATCGTGGAAACATAAATACGacataaactttcctatctcaaCCACTCCAAAGTTGCTTAGTCTCTTTGAGTCTCTGAGTCTCTCTTATTGCTCTGTGTGCCTCCCAATCTCTTCAGaatctctgtttctttgtctctcctctTGCCCTCTCTCATCCTCtctattctctccctctcttggctctgtttctcttcttctgtctttctctacCTCTGTCAAtctctatttctctatttttccctccctctccttttctcccaCTCCAAGAACTACAGAAGAATTTATGGGATTTGATACAGACAACTCCAAGCAGCAGCAACTTTATTTCCACATGGAAATTGATCCCTAGGGCAGAGGGTGAGCAGCTAGGGAAGAGGGGCCCGCAGGACATGGCCTGGGCTCGGTTTCGAGTTCATGATCCTCCTCAGCCATTCGATGTACTGAGACACCCTGGTGTACACCCCAACGTGGCCTACGGCCGCACAGCCCTCGCCCCAGCTGACGATCCCCGTCAGGTACCACGTGTTGTGGTACTTGGTGGCGTGGGGGCCTCCGCTGTCACCCTTGCAGGAGTCCTTGGTCCCGTCCAGGTAGCCGGCACAGAACATGTTTTCTGTCACCACTGGGGAGTTTGCAGTCCTCCGCGTCTGCTCCTTACAGTCCTGGGTCATCAGTCTGGGCACGTCTATGGTCATGAGCTCCAGGGCCGTGACACCTCCGTGGAGAAGCTGCCCCCAGCCGCTCACGGTGGAGAACCGGATATAGGCCAGCGTTTGCTCAGAGAACTTCTTGTCAGGCAGACAGAGGGGCACCACGTGGTCGGTGAAGTTCACCGGTCTCCTCAGGAGGAGCAGGGCGATGTCGTGGTTGGTCTTGCCTGAAATATACTTGTCAGGGATTATGATTTGAGCAACTCGCCGTTCCTGTTCATGGCCGTCTTCTTCACGCAAGTTATGCTCACCTGAAAAGAAACTGAGACCGTTCACACGCGTGCTAACTTTTGACAGAATCCTCTCTGCCTAAAATGTTTGCACTGCTGTTGTGTCCTTGCTCTCTTATTTTGTCCCTCTGGTCATAGGTTgtgatgaaatgggaaaaatactcCATTTTCAGAATTGGGAAAGTGTTGGAGGTCTCCTTTTGGAATAGGTAGGTGAACCCTCCTCCCAACATTAAGGGACGACTCAAGCAGACCCTTCCCCACGTGGCAGCTGTCCTTTCCAGGAGCTGCTGGGATCACGTGGGGAAGAGCGTGAATTGTGGTGTGACTCTGGAACTTGTGGGATTAAAGGCAAGTGAGGAAGGCGTATTGGGCCCTGGGCAGCTGTGGGTGGGTGGCATGAGGAGAAAGGGGTCCTGAAACCTCTCCATAGCTCTTCCCAGACAGGCCCTGACCCATCTCATCTGTCCTCATCTTGTCCCAGGTTCTCCTCTTGCCCAAAAACCCACAAAGAAAGGCCTTGCCCCACCGATGGCACCACAGTGAGGTGGGCATAGAGTAGCATCCATCCCCTAGCTCTGTTCTGTATTTTGTTGGGGAGTGGGAAAGAGGCTGAGAGGGCAGTGGCCACACTGGTGGGAACCTGGCTGGAGGCTTCTCTCTGTGGAGAAGTTGATCAGGTCATGGAAGTTGATAGTTGATGATCGTTTGATGCCCAGAATCTTACCCCTTGATCAGTATCATTCAAGAACTGCTTTTAAGTCAGAAGGAGATAAGTACAATACGTACCCAACACCACTGTTAAATTCTTCATGTGTCTTAGGTTGAATCTGTCAAAACAGTGGGCTGCGGAGACCACCCAGGTGGCATCAAGCAGGGTCCCCCCACACAGCAGCTCCCCATTCAGCTTTAACATAGCCTGGGCCAGGGCAAAACACAGTGGAAGGTTAGGCTATTTGTATCCTTTCCTTGATTTCTCACCTTTCCCACATATCCTTAGGCTCTAGCTGATACTTAAATGCTTTATTTCTGAAATCCTGGAATCTTTGGCAATCCCTCCATGTGCAAAGTCGTGGACCTCTGCTTCAAAATCGGCTCAAACAGGCAATTTCCCCCACATCTGGCTGAGACCTCTTCAGGGAACTGGAAGTTCAAGTATACTGGCCTGACAATAGAAATACTGGTGTTGGATTCCATGTCTACCTTCCCCAGTGTTTTCGTGTTTAACCCAGCACACCCTCATTTTGCATGCAAAGCATTATACTCCaaagagttgtgaggattaaattaaataacacatgtaaagcacttagcatagttCTTTGCACATAAAGaccttcaataaatgtttctttttgttttcttctttttcccccctAAAAGCAAGAAGGATACTGCTGAGCTGGATCCTTGAATAAATGGAGTCATTTTCTTGTGGGGATGATTCTCCCACAATGAGGGGAACCGGGAGGTGGACATCCTCAGCCAGGCTGGCCTCTGGGTGGTCAGGAATTTTAAGGCCAGAGGGAACCCTAGGGAAGAGACTGCGTCTCCATGACTGAGGGTGAAACAGATGAGAACCAATACAGTCTTGGTTTGATTTTTGATggatcattgtgtgtgtgtgtgtgtgcactgccATCAGCTCTCCTAATTTGCCAGAGagaaaagatgttgaaaattGAGTATAGTTTGCCAGGgagaaaagagatttaaaatggagtcaaagCAATCTTCATCAGGCCTAATTTTCCCAAGTTGTGGACACCAGAACAAAGTGGTGCCAATGAGGCAACTTCTCTCCTCACCAAGATCTTGGAACTATTGGGTccttcagagggaaaaaaaaaaataaaaacggcACAATAAACTTGTCACATGATGTATGGGAAGAGCTACCTGCAGCTCAGAGCAGAAGACCTCTCCTTGCACGATGCAAGGAACCTGAAAATCTAAACAGAGTAGCGACTGTAGCTCTGCAGCCCTGTCTCTGGAGAAGCTGTTTAGTGTCATTTTAAGTGTGGAGGTGAGCTACCCCAGTTCAAATCCCACAATAGTTAATCATTCCgggcttcattttcctcatctgatctgtaaaatgggtatgataGTTGTACCTGCCACGTGGGATTGTGGTGAGGATAGAATGACCCTAAATGAGATGTGACCTCTTGGCCTGGGGCCTGGCACATGTGCCCAGCTCTCAGCGAGCAGCGGTTATTGCAATTACACCACACGGGCTGATCCGAATGCCTCTCACCACTGCTACGACAGATGCCCGTCTGCATACCCAGTCTCTGCCCCGCAAAGCCTTGTAGATGAATTACTGGGGGATTCTGTTAATACCTAAGTCCCATTGGATATGTTCGGTTCAGATTACTCCCATGAACACCAAAAACCTGGGGAATGTCAATCAAATCAACCTTCAGGTCCTGCAAAGCTGAGGAGTGGGCCCAGATTCCTGCTGGCCCCTCCAAGGCCCTGTCAGCCGCTAAGGTCGGAAAGCCCACCCCTCCGACTGCCATGGCTGCCTGAGGCGTGGAAGGTGAAGCGGGATCAGGCTGTGTGGACAACTGGCTCATTGAGCAGCAAGACGAACGGGGTAAGGTGAGCCCAGGGCAGAGCAGGGTGTGATGCCACAAGCCCAGCCAGAAATGGGAAATTTAGAGAAATTGGTTTAGAAGAGAACACAATAGCTATCCAGACAACATTCCTGAGGAGAAACGAGAGAAACGGAGCTATCCTCTGCCCCTGGTTTACTCTACCTCAGGTGTCCTGTCAAGGACTGACGTGTGTTCCTCAAATTTCCTTACAGAACAATTGTacgtttatctttattttttaaaaattcttacctTTTTAACTCAGGGTGTCATAGAATGAAAGAAGTAATGATAAGAGTTTAAAAGGGAGCCactgaatgtacaactatgtaatggtactgtaaacaatcgaaagtacaatttgttctgtatgactgcatggtatgtgaatatatctcaataaaatgatgattaaaaaaaaaaaaaaaagggagccaCTGATTTAGAATTCAGACCTGATTTTGAATGTTCTAGGCTGAGCAgcgcttctcaaactttaatgagcCCATGAGTCACCTGGGTGTCTcattaaatgcagattctggttcagGGGTCTGGATGGGGCCCAAGAACCTGCATCCTTAGTGAGTGCCCAGCTGGTGCCAATGCTGCTGGATGATGAGGACCAAGGACTGAGGGTGTCTACTGCAGCCTGGGCCTGTGGTGGACCGGATGCAAAGGGTGGATTTGCAGAGAGGTCCCCTGAAGGAGCTGCCCTGAGCAGCCCCTGTTCCACAGATCCAGCCAAACAAGGGAGGAAAGCTTTGACTGCCCAAAGGGAGGAAAAACTAGTTTCCTTCATAACTGGCGGATTTTGTGTGGATTAAAAAAATCTCAGCTTTCAGACGCAAATGGTACAATGGAGCTTTGGAGTTGGCtgccctgggttcaaattctgcctcTGTCATTTATGAGGTgtgtggcctcagtttcctcatctgtaaaatggaaataaatacttTGTGATGAGGTGGtacgaggattaaatgagacattaTAGGTTCATGGATTGGCACATAGAAACCATTAAATAgtggtactattattatcattaaccACCAAGGATGTGTGAAATTCAAAATAAGGAGGAAAACCATTTAAACACTTTGCTCATGAGCCAGGATGACTTGTGCCCTGGTGTGTTCCGTGGCTGGCCTGCTGATTTTCTCTCTGAGGGCCGCTGATTAGCTCTCGCTCAAAAGGCTCCAACCACCTTAGGGCCTGGGGATCTCGAAGCCAGAAGAACATCAGGGATGGAAACCACGGCTCTCAGCATCCCTGTCGTGTCGGGGAAGTCTTACCTGCCACGGACACTCCCCTTTGGGACACACCTTGCCGCCCACAATTCGGCCTCGGGAGGTGTTGTCATTTCCTTCCAGAACAGGTATTTTTCCACACGGATATTCAACTGCAGGAAACAAAAGCCACCAAGACACAGGGATTTAGGAAGGATGAAGGTGCTTGTGCGTAAAAGGGTTGAGAAGCATCTGTACCCCGAGGGCCTGAGGCATGGCTCTTGGCCTCTTTGGCCAGCACCGAGCTGCTGCTTCAAGACACTTGTCGGGGGGCCTCCAGGGCAAGGGGTGGAGGACGGCGGGGCTCCCCTTCACTGCCAGGGACCCTGAATGCTGCCATGTTCAAGGCCCTCTGCTGGGCCTGGCTGACGGAGGGTGGAGCCGGGGTGGAGAAGCTCTTGTCAAAGTTGCTAGATGAAGAGATGGGGCGGGAGGCTGGTTTTGGAGAGAACAGAGGGTCCTACTTCTGAAACTAATTTTCTGCTAATTTTTCAAGGGGAGAATGTGTTGATTGAATTTACTgatgggtgaataatattccaaatcTAAAGATTAATCAACATCGTGAAAATTGTACCACTGTTTTGACCTCGCTCTCCCCGACCCCCCCTGCAACTCCAATAAAGTCCTTgggtgtggaaaaaaaaaaagtggtgagcTAAATTTCAGGCTTTTTAGACTGGACTTGGTATATCCATCTCTGAAAAGATACAACTAATACGGAGTACCCCAGCCTTTGAAATGCAGCCCCAGTTGGTCTGAGGTTAGTTTGGagaaaatttgcattttcctaaaaatGCTTGCCTTTGAAAAGGTTTTTGTTTCCAGAATTGTGCAGCAAAAATTATGGACACTGGGTATGGAAATACTGGATTCAAGAAACCATGGCAGATGTCCCAAGAGTCTCTGGAATTCCATACGTGTGCAATTAGAATGAGATGGAAGATCTCTTTTTTTTGATCCTCTGGGCCTGCCCCAGAAGGGAGCCAGTGGCTTAAGAACCTTTCAGGGAGGTACTTCCAGGGGGGCTGGGGTTGGCTGATGTTCCGTCCTGGCTCTTCTTAACTATCCACTGCAACTCCTGACCACGCTTGCTGTGGGGCCTGGGAGTGGCCATCCCGACCCTCAGTCCTTCTCCCTGCCTCTAAGTGACCAGCAACGAGAAGGTTCTAGTGAGTGCTGGCCACCCCCTTCTCAGCTTTGAGCTAGCTAATGTAACTTTCAGGAGAATGGGAATTGATGCCTGGCTCATCCGGCAAATGGAAAACTGTAAACAGCTAATGAGGCAAAACAGCCCCAGGGAGAGGAGCCCGAGGACCATTACCTGTGGGCTCACAGGACATGCCATCGTCCAGGAGGGTGTACCCCTCATGACAGCTGCAGGAGCGCTGGGCCTCCACGTCGTTGTGGCAGTACTGTTCGCAGCCCCCATTCTCATTCAGACAGAGCAGCTGGCTGTTTTTGTCTGAGAACAGGAAGGGGACAGCTTGAACAGGCACCATCGTCCGGGTTAAAGAAAGCCAGCCCTGGTGGACGGCCATTCCCCAGCGGCAGGGAGGGGCAGTTTTCTTCTAAGAAGATCTGAGGCTCTCGAGTTGGAAGGAGACTTCGTGGTCCCCTAGGGTCAATGTCCTACCAGGGCTCGAGGCCCAGGCTGGACCTGTCCCTATACCTGACCGTTGGTTGTTTGTCGAGCAGCTCAGTCTGTCAGGCTGCCTCCCATCAGCCCCCAGGGGCCCCTTCTCTGCCAACTGTGGGATGGGAAGCAGGGCCTTACTTGTCTCACAGTTCCGGCCATTGAAATCAGGAAGGCAGAAGCAAATGTAAGACTGGAACTCATCCACGCAGGAACCCCCATTCTGGCACGGATTTGACGCACACTGGTTTCCATCTGTGGGCCGAGCTGGTGTTAGCATGTGGAAGAGACGGGACTTGGTGGGGGTGGGATCAAAATGGGCCATTCTCCTACTCACCCTTGTAAGTCACCCAGAACTGCTTCTGAGGAAACAAGAGAGGAAACCATGTGAGATGCATGCTCACtagcagcaaacatttattgtatCCATGGAATGAACTGACGAGTCTCTGAATTCACGACTTTGGATCAGGGGTAGGGTGAGGTGGAGGCTTCTGATTTGGGGCCCTTTGTGATGGGCTCAGGAGAGGTGGGGTCATCTACAGGGAGGCAACaggttttattaatcttttttccctccctctcagaATCCTGTAAGGCAACCAGAGGCCATGCATTTCCCTGACCCATTGGAATATCTGGGTTTTATCCCTGACTCTGCCTTCTACAAGCTGTGCAACTTGGACAAGACATAtaagctctctgagcctccattttctccTCTGAGGAGTGTGGGTGATTATACATGGGTTAATGTGAGGAgcaaatgagatgatgcatataaAGAGCATTTTATAAACTGCAAAGTGctccataaataaaatttattcctGAGGCATCTTTTGGCTAATTGAACTTATACCTCCCAGGGTTGCTGTGAGAACAAAATGAGATGAGAAATgttgaaaatgctttgaaaaattaAGTGGCATACAAACTACCTACTAGCCTACACTCCTGGTAAAAGGGTTCATAGGGATGTGACACAATTTAAATATGCATCTTTTAGTaagtgaaaacaaaatgaagataacTTTAAGCACAGGTTCAAAGTAACCAAAAGTACATTGGCTCGCCTACGTCTGTTGATGCCTCAGACAATTTTTCCCTCTGGAGGTGCCCACCCAGGTAGGGAAGGCAGAGAGAGGCTCTTCCAGATCAGTTTCTCAAGATGTCTGTTGTGTCAGCAGCACTTTTGTGTTGCGTAGACAGCCCTGGATTCCTGAGTCCTTTAGGCTATTTGGGGGGATCTTCTTTGGGAAGACAATGTACACATATATTGTGTGCTTTCTGAATTCTATCCTGGTGCAGAAATTAGGATGCTGGGTGGGCAGAGAGTAGGGGAGAGTGTGTGCAACAGAGGATGGCTCTGGAAATGGGGAGGGGTATGGATCACTGAAGGAACTCTGAGAAAGAAAATGCAGTCATCTTGTGGAAGGAAATGTCACCCAGACAGGGAGGGTCTGAGCACATGGAGCCGCCTACGTGCTCACCTGTGACGGAGAAGCACAGACTCCAAGAGATTGGAGCGTCCTGGAGCTAGATGAAGCCTTGTGGTGATtgggagctatgtaccccagaaaaacatgttcttaaacttactcATTCCTGTGGGGTCAATTCTTGTAAATAGGGacttttgaagaggttacttcagataaggtgtggcccaggatagGTCCTAATCCTAAAGCTGAAAGCCTTACAGGAAggtacacacagagagaaaaagccacagagaaaagccagaggctggaagtcaacagaaccaagaagccaggagaagccaccatgtACATCACCAGTGGCAGCAAAGCCAGcccagaacactacagtcttcTAGGAggaagcatcaccttaatgacaCCATGATTTGGGACGTCTCCTgggctcaaaactgtgagccaataaattcctattgtttaagtcaacccattgcctggtatttgttttggcaaccAGGAAGACTACAACAGGCCCCATCCCACAACCCCAGAGAACTACACTGAGCAGAAGGACATCCCCCTTTGGACAATGTACTTACGGTCCTCTCGGGGTTCTTGAAGATCTCCCTGGCTTCCTCAAAGGAACACTGTTCCTCTTTGCACTCTCTCTCCAGGGACCCCGGCCTGAGTTCTTCCCAGAACGTGTTGGCTCGCCTTTGTCTGTGCAGGACACTGTGGGCATCTTCCTGGTTTATGAAGACTGAGAGATGAAAATCCTGTGAAATGCTTAGTAACCTGCCACACGCAAATGGCAAATCACTCATGCTGATATTTTCCCGTCTAGTAACAGGAATCAAAAAGGGTTCCTGCCTCCCCTGAGTTAGGGCAGCCTCTTCCTTCTTGCATATTTAGTTCAGAaggtgggctgggggctggtCCCCCATGGGATTAGGCCTGGAAGTGAACGACTCTTCTACAGGCCTGAACAAATTCAAAATTTGGGTGCACCTTCTCATGCGTGGTTGGTGAGATGTAACATGGTACAACCTTTAAGTACAAGTATATGACAATatgtttattaaattataatttaaaacacCAACACCTTTTGACCAGGTAATTTTAtgtctaggaatttatcctaaggaaatcaTAAGAGGCATGAACAAAACAGTAGGCATAAGGAGAGCTATGTATAATAATAATCAGAAACAACAAAATAATGCTAGTCAATGCCACCATGAAATATAATGCTGAAGAAGATgtactaagtgaaaaaaaaaaactatattattGTGTAATCCCTTTTAATGTAAACAAAACATATATgaacatatgtataaatataatttattgaaaGTATACACAGTGAAATGTTAACTTTAGGGATTAAAAGATTCCAAAATGTGCACAATCAGCATAGGAAACATATAACTTTGGGGATTAAAAGA from Choloepus didactylus isolate mChoDid1 chromosome 12, mChoDid1.pri, whole genome shotgun sequence includes the following:
- the F7 gene encoding coagulation factor VII produces the protein MVSHSHRLAFLCCLLGFQRSLTAVFINQEDAHSVLHRQRRANTFWEELRPGSLERECKEEQCSFEEAREIFKNPERTKQFWVTYKDGNQCASNPCQNGGSCVDEFQSYICFCLPDFNGRNCETNKNSQLLCLNENGGCEQYCHNDVEAQRSCSCHEGYTLLDDGMSCEPTVEYPCGKIPVLEGNDNTSRGRIVGGKVCPKGECPWQAMLKLNGELLCGGTLLDATWVVSAAHCFDRFNLRHMKNLTVVLGEHNLREEDGHEQERRVAQIIIPDKYISGKTNHDIALLLLRRPVNFTDHVVPLCLPDKKFSEQTLAYIRFSTVSGWGQLLHGGVTALELMTIDVPRLMTQDCKEQTRRTANSPVVTENMFCAGYLDGTKDSCKGDSGGPHATKYHNTWYLTGIVSWGEGCAAVGHVGVYTRVSQYIEWLRRIMNSKPSPGHVLRAPLP